A genomic window from Oryctolagus cuniculus chromosome 12, mOryCun1.1, whole genome shotgun sequence includes:
- the IVD gene encoding isovaleryl-CoA dehydrogenase, mitochondrial — MATAACLLGRRVASWRLRPPLAGFLSQRAYSLLPVDDAINGLSEEQKQLRQTMAKFLQEHLAPKAQEIDQSNEFKNLREFWKQLGSLGVLGITAPVQYGGSGLGYLEHVLVMEEISRASGAVGLSYGAHSNLCINQIVRNGNEAQKEKYLPKLISGEYIGALAMSEPNAGSDVVSMKLKAEKKGDHYVLNGNKFWITNGPDADVLIVYAKTDMAAVPASRGITAFLVEKNMPGFSTSKKLDKLGMRGSNTCELIFEDCKVPAANVLGHVGKGVYVLMSGLDLERLVLAGGPLGLMQAVLDHTIPYLHMREAFGQKIGHFQLMQGKMADMYTRLMACRQYVYNVAKACDEGHCTAKDCAGVILYSAECATQVALDGIQCLGGNGYINDFPMGRFLRDAKLYEIGAGTSEVRRLVIGRAFNADFH, encoded by the exons ATGGCGACTGCAGCTTGTCTTCTGGGGCGGCGTGTGGCTAGCTGGAGGCTGCGGCCGCCGCTCGCCGGTTTCCTTTCGCAGCGAGCGTATTCATTATTGCCCGTAGACGATGCGATCAACGGGCTAAGCGAGGAGCAGAAGCAG CTTCGGCAGACCATGGCTAAGTTCCtgcaggagcacctggctcccaagGCCCAGGAGATTGACCAGAGCAACGAGTTCAAGAACCTGCGA GAATTTTGGAAGCAGCTGGGGAGCCTGGGAGTCCTGGGCATCACAGCCCCTG TTCAGTATGGCGGCTCTGGCCTAGGCTACTTGGAGCACGTGCTGGTGATGGAGGAGATATCTCGAGCTTCTGGAGCTGTGGGGCTCAGCTATGGTGCCCACTCCAACCTCTGCATCAACCAGATTGTACGCAATGGCAATGAGGCCCAGAAGGAGAAGTACCTCCCCAAG CTGATCAGTGGCGAGTACATCGGCGCCCTGGCCATGAGTGAGCCCAACGCTGGCTCTGATGTGGTCTCCATGAAGctcaaagcagaaaagaaag GAGATCACTATGTCCTGAACGGCAACAAGTTCTGGATCACCAATGGCCCCGATGCTGACGTCCTTATTGTCTACGCCAAGACGGACATGGCTGCTGTTCCAGCCTCCCGGGGCATCACGGCCTTCCTTGTGGAGAAG AACATGCCTGGCTTCAGTACCTCCAAGAAGCTGGACAAGCTGGGTATGCGGGGCTCCAACACCTGTGAGCTCATCTTTGAAGACTGCAAGGTACCTG CTGCCAACGTCCTGGGCCACGTGGGTAAGGGTGTCTACGTGCTGATGAGTGGGCTGGACCTGGAGCGGCTTGTGCTGGCTGGAGGGCCCCTCGG GCTCATGCAGGCCGTCCTCGACCACACCATCCCCTACCTGCACATGCGGGAGGCCTTCGGCCAGAAGATCGGCCACTTCCAG CTgatgcaggggaagatggccgACATGTACACACGCCTCATGGCGTGTCGGCAGTACGTCTACAACGTCGCCAAGGCCTGCGATGAGGGCCACTGCACCGCCAAG GACTGTGCGGGTGTGATCCTGTACTCCGCCGAGTGTGCCACGCAGGTCGCCCTGGACGGCATTCAGTGTTTGG GTGGCAATGGCTACATCAATGACTTTCCCATGGGCCGCTTCCTCCGCGACGCCAAGCTGTACGAGATCGGGGCGGGGACCAGCGAGGTGCGGCGGCTGGTCATCGGCAGAGCCTTCAACGCAGATTTCCACTAG